In Lolium perenne isolate Kyuss_39 chromosome 5, Kyuss_2.0, whole genome shotgun sequence, the sequence GGAAGCAACGAACGAAGTACCTGCGGTGTGGTTGGCACGTTGACTCCTTGCCCAAGAAACGCCTGAATTGAATTCCTCAGTGTAGCGTACGTTACGTTGCGGGTGTGGGTGCGTTTTGTACCCATTGAGCAAAGTAACATTCGTGCCAGTAACACTTCACCAGTTGAGTTCATCTTTTTTTGGCGGGTTAACCGTTTGAGTTGATGACCTCCGAGGAAACGAGACCGGGGGCGGAAGCGGTCGCACGTACGAGGCATGCAAGCGGGCCAGCGCAGCCCACGCGTGGAGGTGCGATGGCCACGTAGCGCGGTGGGGGCCACGTGTATGCTCTCAGGCCCCATGCCGAGGCCGGGTCCCATGCGAGGTGGCGCGGAGGCAGGCGAGGTGTCCCTCGCCGCGTGCGTGGcgcgtgcatgcatgcatgcatggcgaCGCCTCCCACGTACGCGCGCTCGGTCTCCCCCTTTCCATCGCTCTCCTCAGCTGCGAAACTCTGCCTCTCTCCCGGTCTTCTTCCTTACAAACGGGAGGGAGCGCGCGTCTTTGCTCCGGTCTTTTATTTAAGAGTGCACTCCTCTCTCTCATAGCCTcatacacacgcacacaaacatcCCTTCTCTGCTCTCACTCTCTCACCCAGTGTCTGTGATTCCATGCCGATCATGGCGTTCTAGCACCAAGCGGCTTCCTTCGCGCGCCTCAAGGATCTGCGGACACTAGGTAGCTTAGCAAGTGGTGCCCTCGAGCTCGAATCAGCTACCGAGCTCCTAGTGTGGTAAGCCTCTCGCTATCATCTCATGATCGCAATGTGTTTGCTTGCCTCTCGCTATCAACGCGACACTGCGGCATCTCTATCTATCACCAAGTACCAGAAAATGTCTTGGACGCATTGTACGGATCATAATATCTCTCCTAGTTGTAACGTCTCTGCTGCCCTTGTTTGCGTCGATCGAGCAGCATTGCCAACAACCCCAGCCTGATGGCGTCTCGTGAAGCCGGGGCCGGCGGAGCGCACGCGGCAAGCCGGCCACCGCCGCTCAGGGTGGGGCGGACCAGGGAGCACCGGATGGGCCGGGACACGCAGCTGCTCGCCGCCGACGGCGGCGCGCCCGTCAGCCTATTCGTGCTCTGCGGCCACCGCTTCGAGGCCGCGCAGCTCTTCCGCTCCGGCGAGATGTCCGTCGGCATGGTCCGGGTCGACGGCCACCCGGTCTCCATGGCCACCTGCGCCGTCGGCGACCACCACTGGATGCTGGCCCGGGACGCGCTCGTCGCGCGCGTCGACGCACGCGTCTTCGTATTCGAGCTGCCCGGCTTTTTCTACGCCGTCGTCGTGCCGCCCGACGCCGATGGTGGGGTGGCGCCGGCGGAGAAGAGGTGCGACGCGCTCGCAGAGATCTTTGCACGCTTCTGCGCCTACCAGGATATCGTCTCCAATGCCGAAGGTAATTTACAACACTGCTGCACATTCATGCCTCGATATATCATTTTCATGTAAATATTTTAGGCAGATTCCTCCGTGTGTATAAATGGTCCAAACTTTAGCATTAAGAAACACACATGCCTAAATCTCCACTTTCTGTTACATTGAGACCTGTCGAGCCTAGAGACCCAAACTTCCCTTTCTTCGAAGTGTCACTCTCTCACCGCAACTACTGTTTGTACTCTTTCAGGTACAGACGAACCCGACGAGCAGAGTCAGCACTGGAACCCATGGGTACGCGCCCACGCCAGGATACAGCGCCTCGGGAGGCCCACCACGCCGCCCGGCCATGCCGCCGCGGTCGAAGGGACGGCCGCCACTGTCGCAGCCACCGCCAGGCAGATGGAGCGCGCCGTCCGCACGTCTGCCGTCGTCAAGCTGCTAAACCACTCCCTCCTCGCGGGCGCGATCCAGCCCGCGCGCCACCTCATCATCACCATCGGCGCGCGCGCCGAGGGCACAGCCACACAGCTCCCCGCCGCCTTCGCCGCGGCACTGCCGAGCAAGTCGGTCGTGTCTGACCTCCTCGACGCCATCGAGACCTGCAGGACGAGCACGCCGCGCAGGGAGCTGGCCCGACGCGGCAACGGTCCGGGGTGGTGGAGCCTCAACGTGGAGGGCGTCATGATGCTGCTCAGGGTCGTCCAGGCGATGCGGGGCCGGAGGCTGCAGGCGACGCCGCTCAGGGTGGGGCCCAAGAGGCCGCGAGACGAGGGGAACGGCGGCGCCGGGCACGACGGTCTGAGAGGCGGGGGCGGAGCTGCGTTCGGTGGGGGCACGGCGCGGCGGCGGTGTGGCGGGACGCAGAGGAAGCTGGGGAGCACGCTCGGTGCGTGTGGAAGCTCCTGATGAGGCGTTAGCATTAGGGTGTGCTCTCAAAGGGGAGCTGAAATTGTGAGGGATTAAGAAGGGTTTTAGGCTATTTGGAGACAGGGTTAATCAGCTTGATAGTCTACACTTAGATGCATGTCTAGTACGGAGTAGTAGCGCGCAGTGTGCTAGGATCTAAGAATATTCGTCTCAAGTTCTTGCTTTAATAATTAGCTCTGTACCGTCACTTCTATATAAACTCTACAAGACTGTATAACTATGCTAATTTATATACAGTATGTATAAAAATAGGCATTCTAGCAGCAGTTTATAAACCAGTGAATTTAACAAGCGGCCATATGCATGAGTGCATTGGCATTGTTTCGACCGTGGTGCATTGGCATTGTTTCGACCGTGGTTATTTGAAGAATTGTCATGCTGATCAAGTGGTGGAAAAAAAAAATTCTCGCTTCACTTGAGCAGCTATCATTACAATAATTCGACAAAAAAATATACTCAGCGGGTTTTTCAAGACATATTATCAAGTGAAGAGATAATTGTATTGGAAGAGCAAACTAACATCTCTCCACACTATAATTATTTCAACTCCAATAAATTAAGAGCATGCATAAAATAGAGATAACATGTGATGAATATTATTGAGTTTGATAGTTATTTTGGGTATTTTAATACACATCGAAAAGATAGAAGTACATTCTTTTAAGGACAAAATTGAAAGCTACTCTTTCAAGAATAAAATTTAAGGCTAAACATCCACATATTACGGACGACGGAAGGAGTTCCTCCGACCCTATTCTGATCATCTCATGCATCCATATTATAACGTCCAAGATAACGTGGACCAAAAGTATCTTTGGCTTTCGAGCTCCATCTCTTTGTTTAAGAAAAGAAAATCTGAACCTCCGAGCATGCCAATTTTTAATACGAAACTCTTTGTATTTAGGACCACGTGAATTTTTGATGCAAAATTATTTATATTGCGAGCTACGGAAAAAataataaatctgatgatattttaagATCTAAACAGTTCTGgacgtttgttatttttgtgtagttaAAAGTACAAAATGTGATGTTGTCTTTAGTAGACGTTATTTTTATTTAGTTAAGAATCAAAATCCGGTGTTGTCTTTAGCAGCAGTTGTGTGTCACCGCAGTGATTGATCACTATGAGAggctttttattttttaattGTCAGCATCTTAATTTCCTTTGTTGCTGTAAAGATCGGGTATAATTGGTATCTTCGCAATATTAacatatatttttattttaaaaaatcAGATTTTTTCCGTTTCTATCAAGCGAAAGAATACCATTACATTGTTCAGATGTGAATCGAGAGTTTTTCCTTTCACATAGCTGGGTATCCTTCCATTACGCAAAGTTTCTGAGTAAGGCTAAGAAAAAACCGAGTAGTTTTAAATGCAAGCTCTTGACCATTTGCATGAATCAACATTGTACTCACTAGTCTTCAAATGTTTATGTTGTATTCACTTGAAGGAACAAAAAAAGAGAAACAACATTAACTAGTTAAATTTTCTATGATTTTTGGCAAAGGAGGAAGCATTGTGCCAGCAAACACCGTGGCTCCCGGAGTCTCGCTCTTGTGTCATGCTTTTTGGCTGCATTGACAACACCGAGAGACCAGGGATAAGGCACGTGTCATCATCACCATCAACAAAGACACCATCACACAGAAAATGACACCCTCACTGACCTGGCGGCACTGTGACCACCTATAAGTGGCACTTTTTGGTGCGGACACAAGGTGTACCATTCAATCAAATATTAAAAAAAAACTAGAGTTGTTTTTATCAACTTCATTGTTTCATGCATTTTATTGTTTTATTTGATTTCATTACCCCGAATTGGTTAATATTTCCTCGAGTTTCAGAAAGGAAACAACAATTAAGGTCACATCGTAATTGTTTCTCCTGCTGGTTGTTTCTAATTTGTGTCACACAACAAGGGTTGCTGAAGGGACAAATTTTGTTAGTTATGGAATTTTTACTATTCACATTACAGGCCTCCAGAACCAGATATATGGCTCAATAATAATGCTAATGTGATGAACTAACAAATTTACTTCAGGAGATAAAGGGGATAACATGTTTCTTTCTCCGGTTGGAAGTGCTTAGTTCCTCCATTCGATTTgattttttacttttttttatttttattgtcaagtaaaaATATCATTTAATTTCAAATAGTGACGTGCCACTGTTTTAAACTGTAAGCTTGGCATAACTAAATTACTGATCGCATCCCATATTATTGAGATGCTTGAAGGATGTATACTGATTTGTGTTACAAGAGTTAATAATAATTCTGAGAATGGTTCTTTTCTATGTTGATGGCTTACTTGGCAATTGTGCATCCTTTTATTTTGTTCTATCTATTATATTAGTTCATGACTTCCGAAGATCAAAACTTCACTTTCTACTTTTTGTTTTATCACTTCATTTAGTGCCCAACTTCAGAAGAtaaaaaaataattgttgctgccATTAGCACGAAAAGATTGTTTCATTTGTAAACTTTAGAGAAAATAAGACCATAAAAGCATATCACATATAATGATGAATACATTCTtgcattttgaccaaagttactcAACATGTTCACTATTTAAGGTCACTTATAACAATTATGGATAGGTCAGCAAAGCAGAGAGCTTTCTTAGTGGCATGTGTCAAAAAGGGAAAAACGTAAAGGTCAAAATCTGATTATTCATCCTTTATCTGCTTCGTCTCATTTCCTTATTAGGGAGTAATTTTTTTCTTCCTTTCTTCAGGAGCAAAAAGGCAAGGTAAATCCATTTAACATTTGATTGTGGTAATTCTTAGGTCAGGTCTTTACAATAATAAAATTAACATCTCATTTCTTCTGCTTTTCTGTGTGTTTATCGCCTTCGTCTTAATTCCTTCAATTTGGAATTAGTCATGATACTTATGCCGAAGGCTCATTCGCATTGCAATGTGTATATTAGTAAATAAACACGCACATCAAACCAAACTTCTTACCTTTTCTGCTTTCGTGTTTTTTTAGCCTTTTTTTGAACATAAAGATTGATTTATTATATTAAGCACATTTTACGGAGAGTAGCTTAAAAGGGTCCACGCAACACAGAGCGAGGATGTACATAGCTGGGCACTGTCCTGTACGAGAACAAAGACATCTGATCACCAAGGACCTATTCTGCATTTTACTAACTAATCTAGCCTGATGATGTGCCTTGACATTTGAACTCCTATGAAGATGAGCAATCCTGTTTACGTTGAAGGAGCTGCTTGCCTGAATTCTTGCAAGATGTGGCCGTATCATCCAGTGACCTGGAGCCTCGGCAATGTTGCGAGCAGCAGCGACTGATGCCAAGACAGAGCTATCAGTGTAATACCGAGGTTCCCTGAGTTTAAGAAATTCTGCTATCTTGGTGGCCAACTCGAGACCATAAGCTTCAGCTTGCAGAGGTGAGAGCGCGGGAGGCGACATAGCTGAAATATACATCTGCTTACAGTGCTCATTGTGCTCCATCTGTATGAAGATTCCAATTCCTGCAGGAGCCGAGGCAGTGTTTTGCTCCAACTTCCACGCTGCATCACAAAAAATGGCGTCTTCTTGAGGACCTGAGGGAACCTGAGGCATGGTTTCAAATTGATGGAGCTGTGGCGACCTAACTAGTCTGTTCTGATGTTGATGATCATGTGGCATTTGATCTTCAAGCTTCGATCCCTGCATAATGGCATTTGAGACAACAAAAACTTGGGTAGGCTGTGAGTGCTTCCTGTTAAAGAGATAGTCATTCCTTGCtttccacaagcaccaaagaaaagtgTACAGGCTAGTAATATCAATTTGGGGATGACCCAAAGAGAGAAAGGCATGTATCATTTGAGGAACAGTATGGTGTAATGCAGCAAGAGCTTCAGTTCGAATGTGCCAGGGATGACAATACCAAGCAGCTTTAGAAAATGGGCAGAGAAAGAACAAATGCATTTCATCTTCTACACAGCCACACCTAGCACAGTTTGGTTTAATATGTTTGGAAAATCTACTTGCACGTTTACCTGTAGGGATTGCCTTGCGCAAGAGTCTCCACGCAAAAGTTTGTACGCGAGGCGCCATGGAAGAAACCTGCCAAACCTGGTTGAGAAGTGATACAATATGTGGAGGAACAACCTTAGGTTGTTGATTTGTAGGAAAAGTGAGATTGTTGAAACAGTGTTTGTAGGCACTCTTGGATGTACATTCACCTGAAGGGGTTAGTTTCCACACCAAAGTGTCTTGCCCATCTGAATTAACAATGGGAGTTTGGAGAATTGCATTAGCAGTATGGGAGGTAAACAGAGAAAGTACTAAGTCTACATTCCATGCCTTCTGATTTGGGAGCCAAAGATCCTTAACAACAGCAGGATAAACAAAAGGCGTGGGTTGAATAATAAGATTATCATAAATGGTTTCCCATTCTGAAAACCAGGGCGTGCTCCAGACTGAACTACCACCGTCGAAAATTTGATAAAAGGCTGCTGAGATTAAAAGTGGCCGTACCTTGAGGATGGCAGTCCAGAAAGCAGATTTCGCCTTGTTTGGCTTGGCTCTCCAAATTGAAGTATCATGGTGGTACTTTGCCTTGAGAATTTGAGCAAGATGACTTTGTGGTTCTTTTGCTAATCTCCATGCCGCCGAGAGGATGAGTCCCTGGTTGACTGCCTGAAAGTTTCTCACTCCTAATCCACCCAGTTTCTTATCTATGCAAATATCAGCCCATGCCCGAAGACACAAACTTTTTGTGGTTTGCTCCTCTTTAACACCTGTCCACCAGAAGTTTCTTATGATAGCTGTGAGCTTTGCTAGAAATTTCTTTGAGAAAAGAATATTAGACATATAATAGACAGGTATCGATGCAAATACAGATTTTATAAGAGTGAGTCTAGCAGCATGGGAGAGCCTGTTGGCTTTGTGATGAATGGACTATTGGTTATCAGGCATCATTTTGGTTATCTTACTGGAGTGGCTTGTACCTTGCTTTAGATGTACCATGTTTCACTAAATTCATACTATAGCTCGATTCAGACGTGATGCGTAAACCATATCACAGTAATTCAAGTGATTATTTCAGTTGAATGATTCAAGTTTATGAAATAAATTGTTtgcgaactgcttatgcagtttgCATCTTCATGTTCACTTTATTTTCAGTATAAGTTTATGCGATGCTTTTCAACTCTGCACACATAGACAGCTTATTTGAATCTCAGAAATGTCTTGTCAGCATATTTCGGTTTTGCGATGTAAACATCTGTATACTGTATCTAGGATGCCATCTTGGAGCCTTTATCTTAGAAAAGTAAAGATCACTAGATTGTGTCTTCCTAGGTGATCAGGTTCACCAATTCTATATAGTTACATATTAATCAAATTAACATCTTACATGTTAGAACAAAACATCCTATATGTTTGCGCTTTGAATGGGGTTGGGCTCGGGGCTTAGTTGCAGGCGGTATATTTTGCCAAAGTGCTCCTATACAAAGAGTCTCGACCACAATTTGTTTTCATTTACTAAAGGGtaaaattttattttattttacacACTATGTTTCATAGGGGAATCACAAGTTCAAGAAAAAACGAATGCAAGTCCAGGGCTCTAAAATTTCTTGGGCATTGAATTCTATAAAAGGAAATATTTTTTCAATCTCCAGGGACTCGAATATATGGCTCGTACAGTGGAATGTTCTACGTTGGTCGTTCTATCTTCAGAGGCCATTGGCTGAATGGACTCTATGCAGACTTGTTGTATAAGTAATATAATTCATACTCTCTCCGGTCCGAAATAAGTGTCGGACAGTTAATAGACATGCATTTTTTCAAATAAATCCTGCTGAAATCAGGAAAATTGTGGATCCTCATATCCAGTTGGCCGGCTGACCCTCGCCGGCATGCGGGCAGCGTCTCCAGACTGCCTCGGCCACGTGCGGGAAGCGTGCTGGCGAACTTGACGGGGCGCCACCGCACCGGCGAGGAAGCCCACCACGCCGGCATGTTTTCTAGGCGGAGGTGCCCTATCATCGGCGAGCATGGGCCGGCGGCATGGATCTGATGCGAGAGAGCGGAGGGCTCGAACcgggagaagaggaaggaggtccAAATCAGGTGTTGCGCCGGCGAGATCGGATCGGAATCGAGGTTGGGTTGGTGCATATGAGGGGTCAAGGGACACGGATCGAGGAAGACTTATGTTTTCCTTTTTCGTGAGGGAACCAGTCCGCGCGTCTCCAGCTGTGGGTTGGGACTTGGGACGGAGATAGAATAGTATTGGTGGACTGCGGGTTAAGTAACAAATAAATACGAGGCTATTTCTATAAAATATCTCCTCCGGCACTTATTTCGGACCGGAGGAAGTATGTTTTTTGATATAGAAGAAAAAATGAATATCTTTGGCCCGACAAAATAATTTAtgctggagatatgcccaagaggcaataataaaatagttattattatatctttgttttTATGTTAAATGTTTGGATCacatgctataattttattaactagaaaaattaatacatgtgtgttttgtaaacataaaagagtctctagtaagcctcttgttaaactagcttgttgattaatagatgatcatagtttcataatcatgaacattgaatattattaataacaagttcatatcattgggtgaatgatgtgatggacatacacccatagtaagcgtagcatatgatcaagtcatttagtttgttgtgcttcaagctttaagatacatagtaacctaatcctttgaccatgagattatgttaatcacctacaccggatggatgctttgatgacaccaaacactacttcataaatgggttgttataaaggtggcattaagtgttcgaaaagtatagggttgaagcacgtggatcaatagtgggatttgtccatcctaatgaccgatagatatactatgggccctctcggtagaatgacatccaactagcttGCAATCATGTGACTGGCTCacgagggatatcatatcacggtacgagagtacttatcggtaacgaggttgaactaggtatggagataccaacaatcaaacttcggataagtaaaatatcgcgagacaaacgaaatcggtatcgtatgtaaatggtccttttgatcacgaagtcatcgttgaatatgtgggaactattatggatctccaggtcctgctattagttattgattggAGAAGAGTCTCAATCATGTCTGCTTAGTTCATGAacagtagggtgacacacttaaggtttgatgttgttttaagtagatatggaatatggaacggAGTTCGATACTGTTCGGACTCTCAGATGTGATCCAAGACACCACGAGGAGTtctgaaatggtccggagaataagattcatatataggaagtcatattccaagtttggaaatgatccggtgcatttatggaatgtactagaaggttctagaaacatccggaataaatcaatatggaaggtggagtcccggatggactccaccaaccctagccggccaaccaagagggaaggtgcAGTCCATGGTGGATTccgccaccttggccggccattagtcaaggaaagggagcaatcccacttgACCTAGGTTTCCCCATTATGGTAATttttggagttggacttcaaattggttttggggaaaccctagggggttccacctatataaagagagggagagaggagggagccggccacaccaaaagccgcaccacccaaggggcaccaaggccggcgccccaagcaccccctctcccaaaccctagctactcccgccTCCTATTTCTCCTGCGGTGCTTATGGTGAAGCGATGTCggacatctccaccaccatcgtcaccacaccgtcgtgctggcgggattccgaggaggatctactacatccgctgcccgctggaacggggagaaggacgtcgtcatcaacaccgtacatgtgaccgagtgcggaggtgctgcccgactgtggcaccgtcaagatcttctacgcgcttttgcaagcggcaagtgatcgactacatcaaccacgagatctatctcgttaacgcttagcgatcttcaagggtGTGATGATCTTCACtttgttgctaccatctactagattagatcttggcttgttattcattcttgcggtaggaaattttttgttttctatgctacgaatccctacagtggtatcagagttgtgtatatgcatagattggttgcacgagtagaacagaatggttttgtgggcgttgatgcttttgttgtctcgtgtttattgtgtactttgcatcttgcggcatggtgggatgaagccgcccgggctaaccttacatgaccgtgttcatgatacttgctccacgcttgacatgcaacttgtattgcataagtggctttgcaggtgtcagtttctctcaccatagttaagatccaaTTTACAATTTTAAATTGATAGCACTTGTATCagagttgtggttcatgttcgtaggttgaTCGGATCTTACtcaaaaaaccctaaaccacgtaaaatatgcaaaccaaattagaggcatctAACTTATTTTTGAAGGGTTTGGtggtgtgatatggccatgatgtgattgtGAATATATTTGatgcatgagatgatcattattgtattggggcaaccggcaggagcctgatggttgtctttatatttcatgtagtagttttatttcaaagtagttgtaatagttgctacacgtggtggacaaccatgaagatggcgccattgaccttgacgccacgccgacgatgatggagatcatgcccgttgatgatggagatcatgtccacgctttggagatgaagatcaaaggcgcaaagataaaaggaccatatcatatcacattatgaattgcatgtgatgttaatccttttatgcatcttatattgcttagatcgtgacggtagcaatataagatgacccctctcactaaaaatcaagataataaagttttCGTCCTTAGTTAGTGTCGTTGCTAAGACTCATTGTTTCGaatcatctcgtgatgatcgggtgtgatagactcaacgtgtgcatacaacgggtgcacccgttgtatgcacacattgAGTCTAtcacaagctagatttgcacatacgGAAACTAAGGTttgacttgacgagcctagcatgtacagacatggcctcggaacacggcagaccgaaaggttaagcatgaaccatatagatgatatgatgaacatgatgatgttcgccattgaagctacatcatctctcgtgatgatctgacttggtgtagtggatttggatcgtgtaatcactaagacaatgtgagggatattgttttgagtgagagttcacctagttaattttaaaaattaatagtaaactcaatttatcatgaacttagtctaaactctttgcaaatatattttatattatgtcGACCCCTACCATCAACTTTAATtaattcctagagaaagaaaagatgAAAAACAATGGAATCAACTGTACGTACTGGTTCCGTAGCTTGAGGATTGTCCTCACTGCTGGACAACTGctctatgtgctcgatgcaccgctgggTGACCCACCTGTAGAAACAGCTACCGATGAGGCTGAAAATGTTTACCTCGCTCGGAAGACTCATTACTCCAGAGTTCAGTGTGACATCCTCTATGGTTTAGAATCGGAGCTTCAGAAACGCTTTGAGACCCATGACCCTCATGATATAATCAGTGAGCTCAAAATGATACTTGAAACTCATGCGTCTGTGGAAAGCTATGATGCTTCTGAAAAGTTCTTTAACTGtaagatggaagagggcagctctgtTAGCGAGCACATGTTAAAGATGTCTGGGCACGCGAAGAAACTCCAAGACTTGGGAATAACGATTCCTAATAGCTTGGGGattcatcgtgttcttcaatcacttccacctagttacaagaacttcgtgatgaactacaacatgcagtgcatGTACAAgacgttacctgaactcttctcgatGCTAAAAACTGCTGAAGTGGAGATAaaaaaagagcaccaagtgttgatggtcaataagacaaccaagttcaagaagcagggcaagcctaaggaaaagggtaaattcaagaagggcggcaagaaagtcgaCGTGCCTCCTAAGAAACCCAAGGCTAGCCCCAaacctgatactgtgtgctaATACTGCAAAGAAGAGGGACACTGGAAGcagaactgctcaaagtacgtgGCATATCTGAAGAGCGGCAACataaaaaagaaaggtatatctgatatacatgttattgatgtgtaTCTTACTACTAATTGTAGTAGTGCATGGGTATTTGATACTAGTTCGGTtgatcatatttgtaactcgcaaCAGGAGCTACGGAGTAAACGAAGACTAGCGAGGgatgaggtgacgatgc encodes:
- the LOC127298092 gene encoding uncharacterized protein, whose product is MASREAGAGGAHAASRPPPLRVGRTREHRMGRDTQLLAADGGAPVSLFVLCGHRFEAAQLFRSGEMSVGMVRVDGHPVSMATCAVGDHHWMLARDALVARVDARVFVFELPGFFYAVVVPPDADGGVAPAEKRCDALAEIFARFCAYQDIVSNAEGTDEPDEQSQHWNPWVRAHARIQRLGRPTTPPGHAAAVEGTAATVAATARQMERAVRTSAVVKLLNHSLLAGAIQPARHLIITIGARAEGTATQLPAAFAAALPSKSVVSDLLDAIETCRTSTPRRELARRGNGPGWWSLNVEGVMMLLRVVQAMRGRRLQATPLRVGPKRPRDEGNGGAGHDGLRGGGGAAFGGGTARRRCGGTQRKLGSTLGACGSS